One Pseudomonas sp. FP1742 genomic window carries:
- a CDS encoding Flp family type IVb pilin gives MNLQTIGTSISKFAKDEDGLTIVEYAVAGGLITVAVAAMFVLLGGEVNTRITALCAAVKGAAC, from the coding sequence ATGAATCTGCAAACAATCGGAACTTCGATAAGTAAGTTCGCCAAAGATGAAGATGGCCTGACCATTGTGGAGTATGCGGTGGCCGGTGGGTTAATTACGGTAGCTGTTGCTGCAATGTTCGTTCTTTTGGGCGGAGAGGTGAACACCAGAATCACGGCGCTGTGCGCTGCGGTCAAAGGTGCTGCCTGCTAA
- a CDS encoding Flp family type IVb pilin produces MIIQAIKASVVKFAKDEDGLTIVEYAVAGGLITVAVAAMFTLLGGAVNTRITALCAAVKGAAC; encoded by the coding sequence ATGATCATTCAAGCAATCAAGGCTTCGGTAGTGAAGTTCGCCAAAGATGAAGATGGCCTGACCATTGTGGAATACGCGGTAGCCGGCGGACTGATTACGGTAGCTGTGGCCGCAATGTTCACTCTTTTGGGCGGTGCCGTGAACACCAGGATCACAGCGCTGTGCGCCGCAGTTAAAGGTGCTGCCTGCTGA
- a CDS encoding DNA-binding response regulator, translating into MTSNSTRRPSLLWFDLTHDRSTKELIAQFEGTCDCKLAKNSVLPHGEQADMICIHFDRPDTPGLRLLLEIKRTTPTIPITMFTVQHSEELAVWAMRSSVWEYMVLPLTSAERKRYLTALTQLCELRRNAGQDKTSLIDHSPTLPDSIRLTSGHQKHQALSHVMLYIDQHFRDSIDQRELAKRCGMTTFRFSRLFKEANGVGFTDYILDKRMSFAKQLLDNSQMPITSIGYEAGFKDPSYFARAFKQFVNCTPSEYRLASQLRAVAAQPPLEDTTIEALENLVQSLGS; encoded by the coding sequence ATGACGTCCAATTCGACCAGAAGGCCATCGCTACTTTGGTTCGATCTGACTCACGATCGTTCCACAAAGGAACTCATCGCGCAGTTCGAGGGCACCTGCGACTGCAAACTGGCGAAAAACTCCGTGCTCCCCCATGGGGAACAGGCAGACATGATCTGCATCCATTTCGATCGCCCCGACACCCCCGGCTTGAGGTTGTTGCTGGAGATCAAACGCACCACCCCCACCATCCCGATCACCATGTTCACCGTGCAGCACTCGGAGGAACTGGCCGTCTGGGCCATGCGCTCCAGTGTCTGGGAATACATGGTCCTCCCGCTCACCAGCGCCGAGAGGAAGCGCTACCTGACGGCACTGACGCAGCTCTGCGAATTGCGCCGCAATGCCGGCCAGGACAAGACATCGTTAATCGACCACTCGCCCACTCTGCCGGACAGCATCCGCCTGACCTCCGGGCACCAAAAACACCAGGCGCTGAGCCATGTCATGCTGTATATCGACCAGCATTTTCGGGACAGCATCGATCAGAGGGAGTTGGCCAAGCGCTGCGGGATGACGACATTCCGCTTCAGTCGCCTGTTCAAGGAAGCCAATGGCGTCGGCTTCACCGATTACATCCTGGACAAGCGCATGAGCTTCGCCAAACAACTGCTGGACAACAGCCAGATGCCAATTACCAGCATCGGCTATGAAGCTGGCTTCAAGGACCCTTCCTACTTCGCCCGTGCGTTCAAGCAGTTCGTCAACTGCACGCCCAGTGAATACCGTTTGGCCAGCCAACTGCGAGCGGTAGCAGCGCAACCGCCGCTGGAAGATACAACCATTGAAGCGCTTGAAAACCTGGTACAGAGCCTTGGAAGTTGA
- a CDS encoding methyl-accepting chemotaxis protein has protein sequence MQAMQQMGAGLSSIVSGLQAGIEQLANSAQSLSSVTEQTNLEVSSQKEETEQVATAMNQMTATVHDVARNAEEAAQAAQTADGKVESGQQVVRQSMARIEQLADSATSASSSIESLSAEIQNIGTVLSVIKSVAEQTNLLALNAAIEAARAGEQGRGFAVVADEVRALAKRTQQSTEEIERLVSALRSAAQSSVQQIQSSGELVKLAVSDALQTESALGSIAAAVSLIQQMNHQIAAAAEEQSSVAEEINRSVTSIRASADQSSLAMQGNAASSIELAQLGVELKGMVGHFRL, from the coding sequence ATGCAGGCCATGCAGCAAATGGGCGCGGGTCTCAGTAGCATCGTCAGCGGCTTGCAGGCCGGTATCGAACAGCTGGCAAACTCTGCTCAATCGCTGTCGTCGGTGACCGAGCAGACCAACCTTGAAGTCAGCAGCCAGAAGGAAGAAACCGAGCAAGTCGCCACCGCGATGAACCAGATGACCGCCACGGTGCACGACGTTGCACGGAACGCGGAGGAGGCCGCCCAGGCGGCGCAGACTGCCGATGGCAAGGTTGAAAGCGGTCAGCAGGTGGTGCGCCAGAGCATGGCGCGGATCGAGCAACTGGCAGACTCGGCCACCTCGGCCAGCTCCAGCATCGAAAGCCTCAGCGCGGAAATCCAGAACATCGGCACGGTGCTCAGCGTGATCAAAAGCGTTGCCGAGCAGACCAACCTGTTGGCGCTCAATGCGGCCATCGAAGCGGCGCGGGCCGGTGAGCAGGGCAGGGGCTTTGCGGTGGTGGCCGATGAGGTTCGGGCGTTGGCCAAGCGAACCCAGCAATCGACCGAGGAAATCGAGCGTCTGGTCAGCGCCTTGCGCTCGGCGGCGCAGTCGTCGGTGCAGCAGATTCAGAGCAGTGGCGAGTTGGTGAAGCTGGCAGTGAGCGATGCATTGCAGACCGAGAGTGCGTTGGGGAGCATTGCGGCGGCGGTGTCATTGATTCAGCAGATGAACCATCAGATTGCGGCGGCAGCAGAGGAGCAGAGCTCGGTAGCCGAGGAGATCAATCGCAGTGTGACGAGTATTCGCGCCAGTGCGGATCAGTCTTCGTTGGCGATGCAGGGCAATGCGGCGTCGAGTATCGAGCTGGCGCAGCTGGGGGTTGAGTTGAAGGGGATGGTGGGGCATTTCAGGCTGTAG
- a CDS encoding PLP-dependent aminotransferase family protein, which produces MELRIDRQALVPVVQQIVDALADRLRRGEMPPGTRLPSVRQIARINLLSQSSVVEACERLVVQGVLATRNGAGFFVAATALAAQGQRDCSWIEGAENEQNGLVGELMLGCGGLPESWRETDDLSYAIRQVSRTDMAGLFNYSTPLGLLALREQILKRLKLLDIAVDASRILTTAGASHGLDLIVRTLFKPGDCVVVESPGYSMLFDLLRLHGISMIEVPRTPRGPDIEALQTLLLKHNPRGLFINSFYHNPTGSSLTPGVAQQVLQLARNHGVLVVEDDVYADLHSGPGTRLAALGIDDNVIYVGSYSKTLSSSLRVGFVVARADIISRLAEVKMISSMGASRFCESVLACLLASGAYRKLVQRQRQRLSTDREAALQVLEDAEWEVFGKPVGGLFIWARSRKSDSAQVRIQARRFGVLLSCATAFSPTGQAHDWQRINVAYACDPRARAFFQATARDRPQAF; this is translated from the coding sequence ATGGAGTTGAGAATCGATCGACAGGCATTGGTGCCGGTCGTGCAGCAAATCGTCGATGCGTTGGCCGACCGGCTCCGTCGTGGCGAGATGCCGCCGGGCACGCGGTTGCCTTCCGTGCGGCAAATTGCGCGGATCAATCTGCTCAGCCAATCCAGTGTGGTCGAGGCCTGTGAACGGCTGGTGGTTCAAGGGGTGCTGGCGACGCGTAATGGGGCGGGTTTCTTTGTCGCGGCAACGGCGCTGGCCGCTCAAGGGCAACGGGATTGTTCCTGGATCGAGGGGGCTGAGAACGAACAGAATGGCCTCGTGGGCGAACTGATGCTGGGTTGCGGCGGATTACCCGAAAGCTGGCGCGAGACCGACGACCTGAGCTATGCCATACGCCAGGTCAGCCGCACCGACATGGCCGGATTGTTCAACTACAGCACGCCGTTGGGCCTGCTTGCCCTGCGCGAACAGATCCTCAAACGGTTGAAACTGCTGGATATCGCGGTGGATGCCAGTCGAATCCTGACCACGGCGGGTGCCAGTCATGGGCTCGACCTGATCGTGCGCACGCTGTTCAAGCCGGGCGATTGCGTGGTGGTGGAGAGCCCCGGTTATTCGATGCTGTTCGATTTGCTCAGGCTGCACGGGATCAGCATGATCGAGGTGCCACGAACCCCGCGTGGTCCAGACATCGAAGCACTCCAGACACTGTTGCTCAAGCACAACCCCCGTGGTTTGTTCATCAACAGCTTTTATCACAACCCCACCGGCAGCAGTTTGACCCCGGGCGTGGCTCAGCAGGTTCTGCAACTGGCCAGAAACCATGGTGTGCTGGTGGTCGAAGACGACGTCTACGCGGACTTGCACAGCGGTCCCGGTACGCGTCTTGCGGCATTGGGTATCGATGACAACGTGATTTACGTCGGCAGTTACTCCAAGACCCTCAGCAGTTCGTTGCGGGTCGGCTTTGTCGTGGCCAGGGCCGATATCATTTCGCGGCTGGCCGAGGTCAAGATGATCAGCAGCATGGGTGCTTCACGGTTTTGCGAGTCGGTGCTGGCTTGTCTATTGGCCAGTGGCGCCTATCGCAAATTGGTGCAGCGTCAGCGTCAGCGTTTGAGCACTGACAGGGAGGCTGCCTTGCAAGTGCTCGAAGACGCGGAATGGGAAGTTTTCGGCAAACCCGTGGGCGGACTGTTCATCTGGGCGCGATCGCGCAAGTCCGACTCCGCTCAGGTGCGGATTCAAGCGCGACGCTTCGGCGTCCTGCTGTCTTGTGCAACGGCATTCAGCCCCACCGGCCAAGCACATGACTGGCAGCGCATCAACGTTGCTTATGCTTGTGATCCTCGCGCCAGGGCATTTTTTCAAGCCACGGCTCGGGATCGACCTCAAGCGTTCTGA
- a CDS encoding SDR family oxidoreductase, with translation MSMTFSGQVAVVTGAANGIGRATALAFAAEGLKVVVADLDTAGGEGTVALIRTAGGEATFVRCNVTVESEVKNLMDEVVNAYGRLDYAFNNAGIEIEKGKLAEGTVDEFDAIMGVNVKGVWLCMKYQLPLLLAQGGGAIVNTASVAGLGAAPKMSIYAASKHAVIGLTKSAAIEYAKKKIRVNAVCPAVIDTDMFRRAYEADPKKGEFANAMHPVGRIGKVEEIASAVLYLCSDGAAFTTGHSLAVDGGVTAF, from the coding sequence ATGAGCATGACGTTTTCCGGCCAGGTTGCCGTTGTAACGGGCGCGGCCAATGGCATTGGCCGCGCAACCGCTTTGGCGTTCGCCGCCGAAGGGTTGAAAGTGGTGGTGGCCGATCTGGACACGGCCGGTGGTGAAGGCACGGTGGCGCTGATTCGTACCGCCGGCGGCGAAGCGACCTTCGTGCGCTGCAACGTCACCGTGGAAAGCGAAGTAAAAAATCTGATGGACGAGGTTGTGAATGCCTACGGCCGTCTCGACTATGCCTTCAACAATGCCGGCATCGAAATCGAAAAAGGCAAGCTGGCCGAGGGTACGGTCGATGAGTTCGACGCGATCATGGGCGTTAACGTCAAAGGCGTCTGGCTGTGCATGAAGTATCAGTTGCCGTTGCTGCTGGCCCAGGGCGGCGGCGCGATCGTCAACACCGCTTCGGTCGCCGGCCTGGGCGCTGCGCCGAAGATGAGTATTTACGCAGCCTCGAAACACGCGGTGATCGGCCTGACCAAATCGGCGGCCATCGAATACGCCAAGAAAAAGATCCGTGTGAACGCGGTGTGTCCGGCGGTGATCGACACCGACATGTTCCGCCGTGCCTATGAAGCAGACCCGAAAAAGGGCGAGTTCGCCAACGCCATGCACCCGGTCGGGCGCATCGGCAAGGTCGAGGAGATTGCCAGCGCGGTGCTGTACCTGTGCAGCGACGGCGCGGCGTTCACCACCGGTCATTCGCTGGCGGTGGATGGTGGGGTCACGGCGTTTTAA
- a CDS encoding NADP-dependent oxidoreductase, whose amino-acid sequence MTTQTNRQFLLAKRPVGPATRETFTYQEVPVGEPATGQILVKNEYLSLDPAMRGWMNEGKSYIPPVGIGEVMRALGVGKVIASNNPGFAVGDYVNGALGVQDYFLGEPRGFYKVDPKLAPLPRYLSALGMTGMTAYFALLDVGAPKAGDTVVLSGAAGAVGSIAGQIAKIKGCRVVGIAGGADKCKFLIDELGFDGAIDYKNEDVIAGLKRECPKGVDVYFDNVGGDILDAVLSRLNMKARVVICGAISQYNNKEAVKGPANYLSLLVNRARMEGFVVMDYAAQFAAAGQEMAGWMAKGQLKSKEDIVEGLETFPETLMKLFSGENFGKLVLKV is encoded by the coding sequence ATGACTACCCAGACCAATCGCCAGTTCCTCCTCGCCAAACGTCCCGTGGGGCCAGCTACCCGCGAGACGTTCACCTATCAAGAAGTACCGGTCGGCGAACCGGCGACGGGGCAGATCCTGGTCAAGAATGAATACCTGTCCCTGGACCCGGCCATGCGTGGCTGGATGAACGAGGGCAAGTCCTACATCCCGCCGGTCGGCATTGGTGAAGTGATGCGTGCATTGGGCGTAGGCAAAGTCATCGCCTCGAACAATCCGGGCTTTGCCGTGGGGGACTACGTCAACGGTGCCTTGGGTGTGCAGGATTACTTCCTTGGCGAGCCGCGAGGTTTCTACAAGGTCGATCCGAAACTGGCGCCACTGCCGCGTTACTTATCCGCGCTGGGCATGACCGGGATGACTGCCTACTTTGCCTTGCTCGATGTCGGCGCGCCGAAAGCCGGCGACACCGTGGTGTTGTCGGGCGCGGCCGGTGCGGTGGGCAGCATTGCCGGGCAGATCGCCAAGATCAAAGGTTGCCGGGTGGTCGGCATTGCCGGCGGCGCGGACAAGTGCAAATTCCTGATTGATGAGCTGGGTTTTGACGGTGCCATCGACTACAAGAACGAAGACGTGATCGCCGGCCTCAAGCGTGAATGCCCGAAAGGTGTCGACGTGTATTTCGATAACGTCGGCGGCGATATTCTCGACGCCGTGCTCAGCCGTCTGAACATGAAGGCGCGGGTGGTGATTTGCGGTGCCATCAGCCAATACAACAACAAGGAAGCGGTCAAGGGCCCGGCCAACTATCTGTCGCTGCTGGTCAACCGCGCGCGGATGGAAGGCTTCGTGGTGATGGATTACGCCGCGCAGTTCGCCGCTGCCGGGCAGGAAATGGCCGGCTGGATGGCCAAGGGGCAGCTCAAGAGCAAGGAAGACATCGTCGAAGGACTGGAGACGTTTCCGGAGACACTGATGAAGTTGTTCAGCGGTGAGAACTTCGGAAAGTTGGTGTTGAAGGTTTAA
- a CDS encoding transposase, whose protein sequence is MTILTSQAVVGVDVAKAEVLVYRADLQTTQAISNNRAALKRWLKTLPAKSGIAVEATNIYHLDTVELAYELGHQVYVVDGYRLSHYRRSVGQRAKNDPCDARLLARYLAHEQGGLRAWSPPPKAYKALQSLLHRRAALIKARVSLAQSWANEPRLEEELKCLMETFKRSDLAIQKQLRDLSKEAGAAENIERCKAIEGVGVLTATGFATAFLRGEFKDSNAFIAFLGMDLRVDDSGKKTGSRSLTKKGDPEIRRLAHNSAMAACRSATWKPFYEGYLARGFKRTQALVILARKLARVAFALMKNQSEYQPNRPLQGCPAT, encoded by the coding sequence ATGACAATCCTTACTTCGCAAGCGGTCGTGGGTGTTGATGTGGCCAAGGCTGAGGTGCTCGTCTATCGCGCCGATCTGCAAACCACACAAGCCATCTCCAATAATCGAGCAGCACTCAAACGTTGGCTCAAGACGCTGCCCGCCAAAAGTGGCATTGCCGTTGAGGCCACCAACATTTACCACTTGGACACGGTTGAGTTGGCCTATGAGTTGGGTCATCAGGTCTACGTCGTGGACGGTTATCGCTTGAGTCATTACCGCCGCAGTGTCGGCCAACGAGCTAAAAATGATCCGTGTGATGCTCGTCTTCTGGCTCGGTATCTGGCGCATGAACAGGGTGGGTTACGCGCTTGGAGCCCGCCGCCCAAGGCTTACAAGGCCCTGCAAAGCCTGCTTCATCGACGGGCAGCACTGATCAAGGCGCGTGTCAGCCTGGCTCAGAGCTGGGCCAATGAGCCGCGCCTGGAAGAAGAGCTGAAATGTCTGATGGAGACGTTTAAGCGCTCGGATTTGGCCATTCAAAAACAGCTGCGTGACCTGAGCAAAGAGGCCGGAGCCGCCGAAAATATTGAGCGTTGCAAGGCCATTGAAGGCGTTGGTGTACTGACGGCAACTGGATTTGCGACGGCTTTTTTGCGTGGCGAGTTTAAGGACAGCAATGCCTTCATCGCTTTTTTGGGCATGGACTTGAGGGTCGATGACTCGGGAAAAAAGACGGGGAGTCGCAGTCTGACCAAGAAAGGGGATCCGGAAATACGACGTCTGGCCCACAACTCGGCCATGGCCGCCTGTCGTTCAGCGACCTGGAAACCATTTTATGAAGGGTACCTGGCCAGAGGTTTCAAGAGGACTCAGGCCCTGGTAATCCTTGCCCGAAAACTCGCCCGGGTGGCGTTCGCTCTGATGAAAAACCAGAGCGAATACCAACCGAATCGACCGTTGCAGGGTTGTCCTGCAACATAG
- the pyrF gene encoding orotidine-5'-phosphate decarboxylase, translating into MSACQTPIIVALDFPTRDAALKLADQLDPKLCRVKVGKELFTSCASEIVGTLRDKGFEVFLDLKFHDIPNTTAMAVKAAAEMGVWMVNVHCSGGLRMMAACRDVLDQRSGPKPLLIGVTVLTSMEREDLAGIGLDIEPQEQVLRLAALAEKAGMDGLVCSALEARALKTAHPSLQLVTPGIRPAGSAQDDQRRILTPRQALEAGSDYLVIGRPISQAADPAKALAAVVAELA; encoded by the coding sequence ATGTCCGCCTGCCAGACGCCTATCATCGTCGCCCTGGATTTCCCCACCCGTGACGCCGCATTGAAGCTGGCCGATCAACTGGACCCGAAACTGTGCCGGGTCAAAGTCGGTAAAGAACTGTTTACCAGTTGCGCTTCGGAAATCGTCGGCACCTTGCGCGACAAGGGTTTCGAAGTGTTCCTGGACCTCAAGTTCCATGACATCCCGAACACCACCGCCATGGCCGTCAAGGCGGCTGCGGAAATGGGCGTATGGATGGTCAATGTGCACTGTTCCGGCGGTCTGCGCATGATGGCCGCCTGCCGTGACGTGCTTGATCAGCGCAGCGGTCCGAAACCGCTGTTGATCGGCGTGACCGTGCTGACCAGCATGGAGCGTGAGGATCTGGCGGGTATCGGCCTGGACATCGAGCCGCAGGAGCAGGTGCTGCGCCTGGCCGCGCTGGCGGAAAAAGCCGGGATGGACGGTCTGGTCTGCTCGGCCCTGGAAGCCCGGGCCCTGAAAACCGCTCACCCGTCGCTGCAACTGGTGACCCCGGGGATTCGTCCGGCGGGCAGCGCCCAGGACGATCAGCGCCGCATCCTGACCCCGCGTCAGGCGCTGGAGGCCGGTTCCGACTATCTGGTGATCGGCCGTCCGATCAGCCAGGCAGCGGATCCGGCGAAGGCGTTGGCGGCGGTCGTCGCAGAACTCGCTTAA